In a single window of the Paucidesulfovibrio gracilis DSM 16080 genome:
- the kamA gene encoding lysine 2,3-aminomutase, with protein sequence MQGINAQQRQVARRVDKDDWRSSWMDWKWHVRHSVRDISSFEKLLGVRFPDLERRAFSRTVDKFPMSVTPYYLSLIDPDDYANDPVFRQAFPSPKELEIGRFDMTDPLHEDEDSPAPGITHRYPDRVLFHVSNLCSMYCRHCTRKRKVGDVDSVPSKKTLQQGIEYIRNTPQVRDVLLSGGDPFMLSDERLDWILGELSRIEHIEVVRIGTRMPVVLPYRVTDDLVHMLKQHHPLWLNTHFNHPRELTASSRTALSRLADAGIPLGNQSVLLAGVNDCPRLIKTLNHKLVKNRVRPYYIYQCDLSEGLTHFRTPIAKGMEIMESLRGHTSGFAVPTYVVDAPGGGGKIPVMPNYLLSWGTNKTILRNYEGVITTYAEPESYEPQYCDRNCTDCNLQLKEEDAEEKCVGIEKLLSDWDDTQSLTPAENERMERRTDHDAA encoded by the coding sequence ATGCAGGGTATCAATGCGCAACAGAGGCAGGTGGCCCGCAGGGTGGACAAGGACGACTGGCGATCCAGCTGGATGGATTGGAAATGGCATGTGCGCCATTCCGTGCGCGACATCAGCAGCTTTGAAAAGCTGCTCGGCGTGCGCTTCCCGGACCTGGAACGCCGCGCCTTCTCCCGCACGGTGGATAAATTCCCCATGTCCGTGACCCCGTACTACCTCTCGCTCATCGATCCCGACGACTACGCCAACGACCCGGTGTTCCGCCAGGCGTTCCCCTCCCCCAAGGAGCTGGAAATCGGCCGGTTCGACATGACCGATCCCCTGCACGAGGATGAGGACAGCCCGGCTCCGGGCATCACCCACCGGTACCCGGATCGGGTACTCTTCCACGTCAGCAATCTTTGCTCCATGTATTGCCGCCACTGCACCCGCAAGCGCAAAGTGGGGGACGTGGATTCGGTTCCGTCCAAAAAGACCTTGCAGCAAGGCATCGAATACATCCGCAACACGCCCCAGGTGCGTGACGTCCTGCTCTCGGGCGGGGATCCCTTCATGCTCTCGGACGAGCGTCTGGACTGGATTCTCGGCGAGTTGAGCCGCATCGAGCACATCGAAGTGGTGCGCATCGGTACACGCATGCCCGTGGTGCTGCCCTATCGCGTCACCGACGATCTGGTCCACATGCTCAAGCAGCACCATCCGCTGTGGTTGAACACGCATTTCAACCATCCCCGGGAACTGACCGCTTCCAGCCGCACGGCCCTGAGCCGTCTGGCGGACGCGGGCATCCCCCTGGGCAACCAGAGCGTGCTGCTGGCCGGGGTCAACGATTGCCCCAGGCTGATCAAGACGTTGAACCACAAATTAGTCAAAAACCGCGTGCGACCCTACTACATCTATCAGTGCGACCTCTCCGAGGGGCTGACGCACTTCCGCACGCCCATTGCCAAGGGCATGGAGATCATGGAAAGCCTGCGCGGGCATACCAGCGGATTCGCGGTTCCCACGTATGTTGTGGACGCGCCCGGCGGCGGCGGAAAAATTCCCGTCATGCCCAACTATCTGCTCTCCTGGGGTACGAACAAGACCATTTTGCGCAACTATGAAGGCGTGATCACCACCTACGCCGAGCCGGAATCCTACGAGCCGCAGTATTGCGACCGCAATTGCACGGACTGCAATCTCCAGCTCAAGGAAGAGGACGCCGAGGAAAAATGCGTGGGCATTGAAAAACTGCTCTCGGACTGGGACGACACCCAGAGCCTGACCCCGGCGGAAAACGAGCGTATGGAACGGCGGACGGATCACGATGCAGCCTGA
- the ablB gene encoding putative beta-lysine N-acetyltransferase, protein MQPDVIARMGESLVQHGPLNGRAYLMHLAPQDCPRIISRLDRLAEDNGYTKIFAKVPASAKQDFEAAEYRVEACVPGFFNGNEDGLFMGRYFADWRRVAADAEILKDVIRTAKAKASQTSGRNPLPPGWELDRLGRQHTPDMAALYSAVFDSYPFPIHDPAYLRETMESHVRYYGAFQSGRLAALCSAEIDGENGCAEMTDFATLPDFRGQGLAAHLLGFMHGDLEQNNDALNLKTLFTIARAASYGMNITFARAGYEFAGTLPNNTQISGGLESMNVWHAPMGG, encoded by the coding sequence ATGCAGCCTGATGTCATCGCCCGCATGGGTGAATCGTTGGTCCAACACGGCCCGCTCAACGGGCGGGCCTACCTCATGCACCTGGCTCCGCAGGATTGCCCGCGCATCATCAGCCGGCTGGACCGGCTGGCCGAGGACAACGGCTATACCAAGATCTTCGCAAAGGTTCCGGCCTCGGCCAAACAGGACTTCGAGGCTGCGGAGTATCGTGTGGAGGCCTGTGTGCCGGGGTTTTTCAACGGCAATGAGGACGGCTTGTTCATGGGCCGCTATTTTGCGGACTGGCGGCGGGTTGCCGCGGATGCGGAAATCCTGAAGGATGTGATCCGCACGGCAAAAGCCAAGGCAAGCCAGACCTCCGGGCGGAATCCGCTTCCCCCTGGATGGGAACTGGACCGGCTCGGTCGGCAACACACCCCGGATATGGCCGCTCTCTACAGCGCCGTGTTCGACTCCTATCCTTTTCCCATCCATGATCCAGCGTACCTGCGCGAGACCATGGAGAGCCATGTGCGGTATTATGGGGCGTTCCAATCCGGCCGCCTCGCCGCGCTCTGCTCCGCAGAAATTGACGGGGAAAACGGGTGTGCGGAAATGACCGACTTCGCCACCCTGCCGGATTTCCGGGGGCAGGGACTGGCCGCGCATCTGCTCGGGTTCATGCACGGCGATCTGGAGCAGAACAACGACGCCCTGAACCTCAAGACGCTGTTCACCATTGCCCGCGCCGCATCCTACGGCATGAACATCACCTTTGCCCGGGCCGGATACGAGTTTGCCGGAACACTGCCGAACAACACCCAGATTTCCGGCGGTCTTGAAAGCATGAATGTCTGGCACGCGCCCATGGGCGGCTGA